The Thermoanaerobaculia bacterium DNA segment CCCGCCCGCCAGCTGACCGATGGCCTCGACCTTCTGCGCCTGGACCAATTGGTCGGAGAGAAGCCGGCGCTCCGTGACGTCGAACATGACTCCCTGCAGCCGGTCCGGTTGGCTCTCGTCCGCCGGCAGGAAGATCGCGTCGTCGCGTATCCAGACGGTTCGGCCTTCCCGGGTCAGGAGCCGGTATTCGAGCGAGAACTGGTCGCGCTCACGAACGCATCGTTGCTCCTCCGCGACGGCCGACTGGGCGTCGTCCGGGTGGAGCCGTGAGTGCCAGAGCCGCGGGTCGGCGAGCCACTCTTCCTGAGCGTAGCCGAGAAGAGTTTCGACCTGAGGACTGACGAACAGCCAGCGACCCTCGTTGCCGGGCTCGGCGACGTACGAGATCGCCGGCAGTTTCTCGATGAAGAGGCGGAACTTCGTCTCCTCGCGGGTGAGAGCCTCCTGAACGCGCAGCCGCTCTCCCATCTCCAGGGCGAGCGACTGCAGCGCCCGCTCGAGCTCACCGGTCCGGTCGTCGAGGCCAGCGGCGAGCACGCGTGAAGAGTTCCGCAGCTCTTCGTTCGCCTGCAGGAGCTCGCGCGAAGAAAGGTCGAGCGAGCGCTCGAGCAGGACGCGGTCGGAGTCCGACTGGCGATAGGCCTCGTCGATCGCCGCGAGCAGGGGCGCCAGTTCCGGGCTCGCCCGCAGCTCGGGAGAGAGCAGTCGGCGGAGCTGACGTTCGAGAAGGCTGTGCAAGCGCGGGGTCCGGGTCAGAGCTCGGCGAACGCGGTGATCGTCATCGTCTGGTTGTGGAGCTCGCAACGCGTCTGCGGCAGGAGCGGCGCGATCTCGCCGTAGGAGTAGAACCCGGTGAGGGCGGGCGAAGGTCCGAGAACCTCCCGAACGCCCTCGACTTCCTCCTCAACGCGCTGGTTGAGGATCATCTTGCGTCCGACGCAACTGATCAGGAGAGCGAGCTGCGCAGGGGACTCGCCCAGGCCGGAGAGGGTCCTCGCCGCGGCTCCCGTGGCGCCGTCGATCAGGCGATCGAGATTCGCCCGCATCAGCCGGGCGAGCTGACCCTCCGGAACGTCGCCGACGAAGGTGAGGCTCCCGCGATCCTCGTCGATTCCGACGATCGTGCGGACCAGACCGGTCTCCCCTTCACCGGAACGCAGGCTGAGGGGGAAGAGCAGGCCGGTCGCCGGAAGTCCTGCCGCATGCTCGCCGAGGTAGAGGCGGTAGAGCTCCAGGGCAGGGCGGGAATCGAGCTCGAACAGCACATTGCCGAGCGATTTCGTGATGCGGCGCTCCGGGCCGAATGGATCCCAGCCCCCGAGCGTGCCATGCCCGACCGAAAGCCGCTCACCATAGAAGCCGATGGCCAGGACTCGCCGGCGCGCCAACGGGTGTCCTGCGAAGACGAGGGTCTCGGCGAAGCGCGTGCCGTCTCCGGCGAGTCCGCCAGTGATCGAGACCCTGGGCGAGAGACCGGCTTCGAGTCCGCGGACCAGTTCGCTGCCGTTCACTCCGATGCCGTCGGCGAAGACGACGAGGTGGACGAGATCGCTGGCCGAGAGCTCTCTTGCGAGGTAGGACCCGATTGCCGCGGAGGATCGCGTGCTCGCGTGCTCCTCGGCTGCCAGAGCGATACGCGTCGAATCGAAGGACAGTGCCGTAGCGACGAGCCCTTCGTCGGTCACTTCGGTGTCGAGGATCTCGCCGGCCGTCGAGCAG contains these protein-coding regions:
- a CDS encoding FIST C-terminal domain-containing protein, whose product is MRFQQLRWTDTVGWNVVGTSASPPSKTSLVLTFGGRSAMAEPRAMAELCARFPAAIVAGCSTAGEILDTEVTDEGLVATALSFDSTRIALAAEEHASTRSSAAIGSYLARELSASDLVHLVVFADGIGVNGSELVRGLEAGLSPRVSITGGLAGDGTRFAETLVFAGHPLARRRVLAIGFYGERLSVGHGTLGGWDPFGPERRITKSLGNVLFELDSRPALELYRLYLGEHAAGLPATGLLFPLSLRSGEGETGLVRTIVGIDEDRGSLTFVGDVPEGQLARLMRANLDRLIDGATGAAARTLSGLGESPAQLALLISCVGRKMILNQRVEEEVEGVREVLGPSPALTGFYSYGEIAPLLPQTRCELHNQTMTITAFAEL